Proteins from one Enterobacter bugandensis genomic window:
- the wecC gene encoding UDP-N-acetyl-D-mannosamine dehydrogenase encodes MSFTTISVIGLGYIGLPTAAAFASRQKQVVGVDINARAVETINRGEIHIVEPDLDRVVKEAVDGGFLRASTTPVEADAYLIAVPTPFKGDHEPDMVYVEAAAKSIAPVLKKGALVILESTSPVGATEQMAQWLADARPDLRFPQQAGEQAEINIAYCPERVLPGQVMVELIKNDRVIGGMTPVCSERASALYKIFLEGECVVTNSRTAEMCKLTENSFRDVNIAFANELSLICADQGINVWELIRLANRHPRVNILQPGPGVGGHCIAVDPWFIVAQNPAQARLIRTAREVNDSKPHWVLNQVKATVADCLAESGKRASELKIACFGLAFKPNIDDLRESPAMEIAEMIAEWHKGETLVVEPNIHELPAKLAGHCTLTALNDALATADVLVLLVDHKEFKATPGDAVRQQYVVDTKGVWR; translated from the coding sequence ATGAGTTTTACTACCATCTCTGTCATTGGTCTTGGCTACATTGGCCTGCCTACTGCGGCGGCATTCGCCTCCCGTCAAAAGCAGGTTGTTGGTGTGGATATCAACGCACGTGCGGTAGAAACCATTAATCGTGGCGAAATTCATATTGTGGAGCCCGATCTTGACCGCGTGGTGAAAGAGGCGGTTGATGGCGGCTTCCTGCGCGCCAGCACGACGCCAGTGGAAGCGGATGCCTACCTGATTGCCGTTCCAACGCCCTTTAAAGGCGATCACGAGCCCGATATGGTCTACGTCGAGGCGGCGGCAAAATCTATTGCCCCCGTGCTCAAGAAAGGGGCGCTGGTAATTCTGGAGTCGACTTCTCCCGTCGGCGCTACCGAGCAGATGGCGCAGTGGCTGGCCGATGCGCGTCCTGATTTACGCTTCCCGCAGCAGGCCGGTGAGCAGGCGGAGATCAACATCGCCTACTGCCCGGAGCGCGTGCTGCCGGGGCAGGTGATGGTCGAACTGATTAAAAACGACCGGGTGATAGGCGGCATGACTCCGGTCTGTTCTGAACGCGCCAGCGCGCTGTACAAGATTTTCCTGGAAGGCGAATGCGTGGTAACCAACTCCCGCACCGCTGAGATGTGCAAGCTGACGGAAAACAGCTTCCGTGACGTTAACATCGCCTTCGCAAACGAACTGTCGCTGATCTGTGCCGATCAGGGGATTAACGTCTGGGAGTTAATCCGCCTGGCGAATCGACATCCGCGCGTCAACATTCTCCAGCCTGGCCCAGGGGTGGGCGGTCACTGTATCGCCGTCGATCCGTGGTTTATCGTGGCGCAGAACCCGGCGCAGGCGCGCCTGATTCGCACCGCGCGTGAAGTGAACGATAGCAAACCTCACTGGGTGCTCAACCAGGTTAAAGCGACGGTAGCGGATTGTCTGGCAGAGAGCGGCAAGCGCGCCAGCGAGCTGAAAATTGCCTGCTTTGGTCTGGCATTTAAACCCAATATTGACGATCTGCGCGAAAGCCCGGCGATGGAAATTGCTGAGATGATTGCCGAATGGCATAAGGGCGAAACGCTGGTGGTCGAGCCAAATATTCATGAACTGCCGGCAAAACTGGCGGGGCACTGCACGCTGACGGCACTCAATGACGCGCTGGCGACGGCGGACGTGCTGGTGCTGCTGGTGGACCATAAAGAGTTTAAAGCCACGCCTGGTGACGCGGTGCGTCAACAGTATGTGGTTGATACCAAAGGCGTCTGGCGTTGA
- the wecB gene encoding non-hydrolyzing UDP-N-acetylglucosamine 2-epimerase, whose protein sequence is MKVLTVFGTRPEAIKMAPLVHALASDPDIEAKVCVTAQHREMLDQVLTLFSIVPDYDLNIMKPGQGLTEITCRILQDLKPILESFKPDVVLVHGDTTTTMATSLAAFYQRIPVGHVEAGLRTGNLYSPWPEEANRTLTGHLAMYHFAPTENSRQNLLRENVADNNIFVTGNTVIDALIWVRDRVLANSDLQKELAARYPFLNNGKKTILVTGHRRESFGRGFEQICHALAEIAAQNDDVQIVYPVHLNPNVSEPVNRILGHVENVLLIEPQDYMPFVWLMNHAWLILTDSGGIQEEAPSLGKPVLVMRETTERPEAVKAGTVRLVGTNAQLIVEEVTRLLHDDEAYQAMSRAHNPYGDGQACGRILQALKHNRVSL, encoded by the coding sequence GTGAAAGTACTTACCGTATTTGGCACCAGGCCGGAGGCCATTAAGATGGCGCCTCTGGTTCATGCGCTGGCCAGCGATCCTGATATTGAAGCGAAGGTCTGCGTCACGGCCCAGCACCGTGAGATGCTCGATCAGGTCCTAACCCTCTTTTCCATCGTCCCGGATTACGACCTTAATATTATGAAGCCGGGACAGGGATTGACGGAAATAACCTGCCGCATTCTGCAGGATCTCAAGCCGATCCTGGAGTCATTCAAGCCCGACGTCGTGCTGGTGCACGGGGATACCACGACGACGATGGCAACAAGCCTGGCCGCGTTTTACCAGCGTATTCCCGTCGGCCATGTTGAAGCGGGTCTGCGCACCGGCAATCTTTATTCTCCGTGGCCGGAAGAGGCCAACCGTACGCTTACCGGGCATCTGGCGATGTACCATTTTGCGCCAACCGAGAACTCTCGCCAGAACCTGCTGCGTGAAAATGTCGCCGATAACAACATCTTTGTGACCGGCAATACGGTCATTGACGCGTTGATTTGGGTACGCGATCGCGTGCTGGCAAACAGCGATCTGCAGAAAGAACTCGCTGCCCGCTATCCTTTCCTGAATAACGGCAAAAAAACCATTCTGGTCACTGGCCACCGTCGCGAAAGCTTTGGTCGGGGCTTTGAGCAAATCTGTCACGCGCTGGCTGAAATCGCCGCGCAGAACGACGATGTGCAAATTGTCTATCCGGTACACCTTAACCCTAACGTCAGCGAGCCGGTCAACCGCATCCTGGGACACGTCGAAAACGTCCTGCTGATTGAACCGCAGGACTACATGCCGTTTGTCTGGCTGATGAACCACGCCTGGCTGATTCTCACCGATTCCGGTGGGATTCAGGAAGAAGCGCCCTCTCTTGGCAAGCCGGTGCTGGTGATGCGTGAAACCACTGAACGTCCGGAAGCGGTTAAAGCCGGGACAGTGCGTCTTGTCGGCACCAACGCACAGCTCATCGTCGAAGAGGTCACGCGCCTTCTGCACGACGATGAAGCGTATCAGGCGATGAGCCGGGCCCACAATCCCTACGGAGACGGGCAGGCTTGTGGCCGTATTTTGCAAGCACTTAAACACAATCGGGTATCGCTATGA
- the wzzE gene encoding ECA polysaccharide chain length modulation protein, with product MTQPLAGAKSVVTENELDIRGLFRVLWAGKLWIVGIALGFALLALAYTFFAKQEWSATAITDRPTVNMLGGYYSQQQFLRNLDIKASLATPDQASVMDEAYKEFVMQLASWDTRRDFWSQTDYFKQRRVDNTKADAALLDDLINNIQFMPGDVLRNVNDSVKLIAETAPDANNLLRQYVAFASQRAASHLNEELKGAWAARTIQMKAQVKRQEEVANAIFARRVHNIQQALKIAEQHNISRTETDVPADELPDSEMFLLGRPMLQARLENLQAVGPDFDLDYDQNRAMLNTLNVGPSLDPRFQTYRYLRTPEEPVKRDSPRRAFLMIMWGIVGALVGAGVALTRRRTN from the coding sequence ATGACTCAACCGTTGGCGGGAGCGAAATCAGTGGTAACAGAGAATGAACTGGACATTCGGGGTTTGTTTCGCGTGTTATGGGCAGGCAAACTTTGGATTGTGGGGATCGCGCTGGGGTTTGCACTGTTAGCGCTAGCCTACACGTTCTTTGCAAAACAGGAGTGGAGCGCCACGGCAATCACGGACAGACCCACGGTTAACATGCTCGGAGGATACTACTCCCAGCAGCAGTTCCTGCGAAACCTGGATATTAAAGCCAGCCTTGCCACCCCGGACCAGGCTTCCGTTATGGATGAGGCCTACAAAGAGTTTGTGATGCAGCTGGCCTCGTGGGATACGCGCCGCGATTTCTGGTCCCAGACGGATTACTTCAAGCAGCGTCGGGTTGATAACACCAAAGCCGATGCCGCGCTGCTGGACGACCTGATTAACAATATTCAGTTCATGCCGGGCGACGTGCTGCGTAACGTCAACGACAGCGTCAAGCTGATTGCCGAAACCGCACCGGATGCAAACAACCTGTTGCGCCAGTACGTCGCGTTTGCCAGCCAGCGTGCCGCAAGCCATCTGAATGAAGAGCTTAAAGGCGCCTGGGCAGCCCGCACTATCCAGATGAAGGCGCAGGTCAAACGTCAGGAAGAGGTGGCAAACGCCATTTTTGCGCGCCGCGTGCATAACATTCAGCAGGCGCTGAAAATTGCGGAACAGCACAACATTTCCCGCACTGAGACGGATGTTCCGGCTGATGAATTGCCTGATTCTGAAATGTTCCTTCTTGGTCGCCCAATGCTGCAGGCGCGTCTGGAAAACCTGCAGGCCGTTGGGCCTGATTTTGATCTCGACTACGATCAAAACCGCGCGATGCTTAACACGCTTAATGTCGGTCCCTCCCTGGACCCGCGTTTTCAGACCTATCGTTATTTGAGAACGCCTGAAGAACCTGTAAAACGCGACAGTCCGCGCCGCGCATTCCTGATGATCATGTGGGGTATTGTGGGTGCACTCGTTGGTGCTGGCGTGGCGTTAACGCGTCGTCGTACAAACTAA
- the wecA gene encoding UDP-N-acetylglucosamine--undecaprenyl-phosphate N-acetylglucosaminephosphotransferase, with product MNLLDTFTELTSIFLFTTCFLFLARKVAKYLGLVDKPNFRKRHQGMIPLVGGISVFAGICFTFAIADYYIPHARLYLICSTVLVVIGALDDRYDISVKIRAFVQAAVAIAMMVFAKLHLSSLGYIFGAWEMELGPFGYFLTLFAVWVAINAFNMVDGIDGLLGGLSCVSFAAIGFILWFDGQYSLAMWCFAMIAAILPYILLNLGALGRRYKVFMGDAGSTLIGFTVIWILLETTQGDVHPISPVTALWIIAIPLMDMVAIMYRRLRKGMSPFSADRQHIHHLIMRAGFTSRQAFVLITLAAAILAGIGVTAEYTHFVPEWAMLVLFLLAFSLYGYCIKRAWKVARFIKRIKRRMRRNSSKNTTLTK from the coding sequence GTGAACCTACTTGATACGTTTACTGAACTAACCAGTATTTTCTTGTTTACCACCTGCTTTTTGTTTCTGGCACGTAAGGTTGCAAAATATCTGGGCTTAGTGGATAAACCCAACTTCCGTAAACGTCATCAAGGCATGATCCCTCTGGTCGGTGGCATCTCTGTTTTTGCGGGGATCTGCTTCACTTTTGCTATTGCAGATTACTATATTCCGCATGCCAGGCTTTATCTCATATGCTCAACAGTTCTTGTTGTGATTGGTGCGCTGGACGATAGATACGACATCAGCGTCAAAATCCGCGCTTTCGTTCAGGCAGCTGTCGCTATTGCAATGATGGTGTTTGCTAAGTTGCACCTGAGTAGCCTGGGCTATATTTTCGGGGCCTGGGAGATGGAACTCGGCCCATTCGGCTATTTCCTGACACTTTTTGCCGTGTGGGTGGCGATTAACGCGTTCAACATGGTTGACGGTATTGATGGTTTGCTTGGTGGCCTGTCCTGCGTCTCATTTGCCGCCATTGGTTTCATTTTATGGTTCGATGGGCAATACAGCCTTGCTATGTGGTGTTTCGCCATGATTGCTGCCATCCTGCCTTATATCCTGTTAAATCTCGGCGCATTGGGCCGACGCTATAAAGTCTTCATGGGCGATGCGGGTAGCACGCTTATCGGCTTTACTGTCATTTGGATCTTGCTGGAAACCACTCAGGGCGATGTGCATCCCATCAGCCCGGTAACGGCGCTATGGATTATTGCCATCCCCTTAATGGATATGGTTGCGATTATGTATCGCCGCTTGCGTAAAGGAATGAGTCCATTCTCTGCTGACCGTCAGCACATTCATCATTTGATCATGCGAGCCGGATTCACTTCCCGGCAGGCATTTGTGCTTATTACGCTGGCGGCTGCTATTCTAGCGGGGATTGGCGTGACGGCGGAATATACGCACTTTGTGCCTGAGTGGGCCATGTTGGTATTGTTCTTGCTAGCATTTTCTCTCTACGGCTACTGCATTAAGCGCGCATGGAAGGTGGCGCGATTCATTAAACGTATTAAGCGCAGGATGCGACGTAACAGTAGCAAAAACACAACATTAACTAAGTAA
- the rho gene encoding transcription termination factor Rho — MNLTELKNTPVSELITLGENMGLENQARMRKQDIIFAILKQHAKSGEDIFGDGVLEILQDGFGFLRSADSSYLAGPDDIYVSPSQIRRFNLRTGDTISGKIRPPKEGERYFALLKVNEVNFDKPENSRNKILFENLTPLHANSRLRMERGNGSTEDLTARVLDLASPIGRGQRGLIVAPPKAGKTMLLQNIAQSIAYNHPDCVLMVLLIDERPEEVTEMQRLVKGEVVASTFDEPASRHVQVAEMVIEKAKRLVEHKKDVIILLDSITRLARAYNTVVPASGKVLTGGVDANALHRPKRFFGAARNVEEGGSLTIIATALIDTGSKMDEVIYEEFKGTGNMELHLSRKIAEKRVFPAIDYNRSGTRKEELLTTQEELQKMWILRKIIHPMGEIDAMEFLINKLAMTKTNDDFFDMMKRS; from the coding sequence ATGAATCTTACCGAATTAAAGAATACGCCGGTTTCTGAGCTGATCACTCTCGGCGAAAATATGGGACTGGAAAACCAGGCTCGTATGCGCAAGCAGGACATCATTTTCGCCATCCTGAAGCAGCACGCTAAGAGTGGCGAAGATATCTTTGGCGACGGTGTGCTGGAGATATTGCAAGACGGATTTGGTTTCCTCCGCTCTGCAGACAGCTCCTACCTCGCCGGCCCTGACGACATCTACGTATCCCCCAGCCAAATCCGCCGTTTCAACCTCCGCACTGGTGACACCATTTCAGGTAAGATTCGTCCTCCTAAAGAGGGTGAACGCTACTTTGCGCTGTTGAAAGTCAATGAAGTTAACTTCGATAAACCAGAAAACTCGCGTAACAAGATCCTCTTTGAGAACTTAACGCCTCTGCACGCGAACTCTCGCCTGCGCATGGAGCGTGGTAACGGTTCTACCGAAGACTTAACCGCGCGCGTCCTGGATCTGGCATCGCCAATCGGTCGCGGCCAGCGTGGTCTGATTGTGGCCCCGCCGAAAGCGGGTAAAACCATGCTGCTGCAGAACATCGCGCAGAGCATTGCCTACAACCACCCAGACTGCGTGCTGATGGTGCTGCTGATTGACGAACGTCCGGAAGAAGTGACCGAGATGCAGCGTCTGGTTAAAGGTGAAGTGGTTGCTTCTACCTTCGACGAGCCAGCATCTCGCCACGTTCAGGTTGCGGAAATGGTTATCGAGAAGGCGAAACGCCTGGTTGAGCACAAGAAAGACGTGATCATCCTGCTTGACTCCATTACCCGTCTGGCGCGTGCCTACAACACCGTGGTGCCAGCTTCCGGTAAAGTGTTGACCGGTGGTGTGGACGCTAACGCCCTGCACCGTCCAAAACGCTTCTTCGGTGCGGCACGTAACGTGGAAGAGGGCGGCAGCCTGACCATCATCGCAACGGCGCTGATCGATACCGGCTCCAAAATGGACGAGGTTATCTACGAAGAGTTTAAAGGTACAGGTAACATGGAACTGCACCTCTCTCGTAAGATCGCTGAAAAACGCGTCTTCCCGGCTATCGATTACAACCGTTCCGGTACCCGTAAGGAAGAGCTGCTCACCACCCAGGAAGAGCTGCAGAAAATGTGGATCCTGCGCAAAATCATCCATCCAATGGGTGAAATTGACGCGATGGAGTTCCTCATTAACAAACTGGCGATGACCAAAACCAACGACGATTTCTTCGACATGATGAAACGCTCGTAA
- the trxA gene encoding thioredoxin TrxA — MSDKIIHLTDDSFDTDVLKADGLILVDFWAEWCGPCKMIAPILDEIADEYQGKLTVAKLNIDQNPGTAPKYGIRGIPTLLLFKNGEVAATKVGALSKGQLKEFLDANLA; from the coding sequence ATGAGCGATAAAATTATTCACCTGACTGACGACAGTTTTGACACGGACGTACTTAAGGCTGACGGGCTGATCCTCGTCGATTTCTGGGCTGAATGGTGTGGTCCTTGCAAAATGATCGCCCCGATTCTGGATGAGATCGCTGACGAATATCAGGGCAAACTGACGGTTGCCAAGCTGAACATCGACCAGAACCCGGGCACCGCACCGAAATACGGTATCCGTGGCATCCCGACCCTTCTGCTGTTCAAAAACGGCGAAGTGGCGGCGACCAAAGTGGGCGCGCTGTCCAAAGGTCAGCTGAAAGAGTTCCTGGACGCTAACCTGGCGTAA
- the rhlB gene encoding ATP-dependent RNA helicase RhlB, which translates to MSKTHLTEQKFSDFALHPKVIEALETKGFHNCTPIQALALPLTLAGRDVAGQAQTGTGKTMAFLTSTFHYLLSHPAIADRKVNQPRALIMAPTRELAVQIHADAEPLAQATGLKLGLAYGGDGYDKQLKVLESGVDILIGTTGRLIDYAKQNHINLGAIQVVVLDEADRMYDLGFIKDIRWLFRRMPPANQRLNMLFSATLSYRVRELAFEQMNNAEYVEVEPEQKTGHRIKEELFYPSNEEKMRLLQTLIEEEWPDRAIIFANTKHRCEDIWGHLAADGHRVGLLTGDVAQKKRLRILDEFTRGDLDILVATDVAARGLHIPAVTHVFNYDLPDDCEDYVHRIGRTGRAGASGHSISLACEEYALNLPAIETYIGHSIPQSKYNPEALLSELPPPKRLSRPRSGNGPRRSGGAPRNRRRSG; encoded by the coding sequence ATGAGCAAAACACATTTAACAGAACAGAAGTTTTCCGACTTCGCCCTGCACCCAAAAGTGATCGAAGCCCTTGAAACAAAAGGGTTTCATAACTGCACGCCCATTCAGGCTCTCGCCCTGCCGCTGACGCTGGCCGGTCGCGATGTTGCAGGGCAGGCGCAAACCGGTACCGGCAAAACGATGGCGTTTTTAACGTCAACGTTCCATTATTTACTTTCTCACCCAGCGATTGCAGACCGCAAAGTTAACCAGCCGCGCGCGCTAATTATGGCCCCGACGCGAGAACTGGCGGTACAGATCCATGCAGACGCTGAACCCCTGGCACAGGCTACTGGTCTGAAGCTTGGCCTGGCCTATGGCGGCGACGGCTACGATAAGCAGCTGAAAGTGCTGGAAAGCGGCGTGGATATCCTGATTGGGACCACCGGCCGTCTTATCGACTACGCCAAACAGAACCATATCAACCTCGGCGCCATCCAGGTTGTGGTGCTTGATGAAGCTGACCGCATGTACGATCTGGGCTTCATTAAAGATATCCGCTGGCTGTTCCGCCGCATGCCGCCGGCAAATCAGCGCCTGAACATGCTGTTCTCTGCCACCCTTTCTTATCGCGTACGCGAGCTGGCGTTCGAGCAGATGAACAACGCCGAGTATGTGGAAGTGGAGCCGGAGCAGAAAACGGGCCACCGCATTAAAGAAGAGCTCTTCTATCCTTCCAATGAAGAGAAAATGCGTCTGCTGCAAACGTTGATTGAAGAAGAGTGGCCCGATCGCGCCATTATCTTCGCGAACACTAAACACCGCTGTGAAGACATCTGGGGCCATCTGGCTGCCGACGGCCACCGTGTTGGCCTGTTGACCGGCGACGTGGCGCAGAAAAAACGCCTTCGTATCCTCGACGAGTTCACCCGTGGCGATCTTGATATTCTGGTCGCAACCGATGTGGCGGCACGTGGTTTACACATTCCGGCCGTGACGCACGTCTTTAACTACGATCTGCCAGACGACTGCGAAGACTACGTACACCGTATCGGTCGTACCGGTCGTGCGGGCGCAAGCGGTCACTCAATTAGCCTTGCGTGTGAAGAGTATGCGCTGAATCTTCCAGCCATTGAGACCTACATCGGTCACTCTATTCCGCAGAGTAAATACAATCCGGAAGCGCTGTTAAGCGAACTGCCGCCGCCTAAGCGTCTTTCCCGCCCGCGCTCCGGCAATGGTCCGCGTCGTTCAGGCGGCGCACCGCGTAATCGTCGTCGTTCAGGTTAA
- the gppA gene encoding guanosine-5'-triphosphate,3'-diphosphate diphosphatase, producing the protein MLSSTSLYAAIDLGSNSFHMLVVREVAGSIQTLTRIKRKVRLAAGLSSDNYLSPEAMERGWQCLRLFAERLQDIPHAQITVVATATLRLAVNAVDFIAKAQEILGCPVQVISGEEEARLIYQGVAHTTGGDDHRLVVDIGGASTELVTGTGAQATSLFSLSMGCVTWLERYFTDRNLGKENFDEAENAARAVLRPVMDELRYHGWKVCVGASGTVQALQEIMMAQGMDERITLAKLQQLKQRAIQCGRLEELEIEGLTLERALVFPSGLAILIAIFTELNIQCMTLAGGALREGLVYGMLHLSVDQDIRNRTLRNVQRRFLVDIDQAGRVSQLASRFADQVANAWDLDHLSRDLLLSACALHEVGLSIDFKQAPAHAAYLVRNLDLPGYTPAQKKLLATLLLNQTNAIDLSSLHQQNAVPPRVAEHLCRLLRLAILFASRRRDDLLPAINLLADDEKLTLTLPENWIENHPLGAEMIEQECQWQSYVHWVLEVK; encoded by the coding sequence ATGCTCAGCTCCACCTCGCTCTATGCGGCAATTGATCTCGGTTCGAATAGTTTTCATATGCTGGTTGTGCGTGAGGTGGCGGGAAGCATACAAACGCTGACGCGCATTAAGCGCAAGGTCCGCCTCGCGGCGGGCCTGAGCAGTGATAATTACCTCTCGCCTGAAGCCATGGAACGTGGCTGGCAATGCCTGCGGCTCTTTGCTGAGCGTCTGCAGGATATCCCGCATGCTCAAATCACCGTTGTCGCCACAGCGACGCTCAGACTGGCGGTTAACGCCGTAGATTTTATTGCCAAAGCGCAGGAAATTCTGGGGTGTCCGGTTCAGGTTATCAGCGGTGAAGAAGAAGCACGCCTGATCTACCAGGGCGTTGCCCACACCACCGGGGGTGACGATCACCGTCTGGTGGTGGATATCGGCGGTGCCAGTACCGAACTGGTAACCGGCACCGGCGCGCAGGCGACGTCGCTGTTCAGCCTGTCGATGGGCTGCGTGACCTGGCTTGAACGTTACTTTACTGACCGGAATCTGGGTAAAGAGAACTTCGACGAGGCGGAAAACGCCGCGCGCGCAGTGCTACGCCCGGTAATGGACGAACTGCGCTATCACGGTTGGAAAGTCTGCGTCGGGGCTTCGGGTACCGTGCAGGCCCTGCAGGAAATCATGATGGCGCAGGGCATGGACGAGCGGATCACGCTTGCCAAACTTCAGCAGCTTAAACAGCGTGCCATTCAGTGCGGACGTCTGGAAGAGCTGGAAATTGAAGGCCTGACGCTGGAACGAGCCCTGGTTTTCCCAAGCGGGCTGGCCATTCTGATCGCCATATTCACCGAATTAAATATCCAGTGTATGACCCTGGCCGGCGGCGCGCTGCGCGAAGGTCTGGTCTACGGGATGCTGCATCTGTCGGTGGATCAGGACATCCGCAACCGTACGCTGCGCAACGTCCAGCGTCGTTTTCTGGTTGACATCGATCAGGCTGGCCGCGTATCACAGCTGGCATCACGCTTTGCCGACCAGGTCGCTAACGCCTGGGATCTTGATCATCTGAGCCGCGATTTATTGCTGAGCGCCTGTGCGCTGCACGAGGTGGGGCTCAGCATAGATTTTAAGCAGGCACCTGCTCACGCAGCGTATCTGGTGCGCAACCTGGATTTACCGGGCTACACGCCCGCACAGAAAAAGCTGCTGGCAACGCTGCTGCTGAACCAGACCAACGCCATCGATCTCTCCTCTTTGCATCAGCAAAATGCCGTACCGCCGCGCGTGGCCGAGCATCTGTGTCGCCTGCTGCGTCTGGCAATTCTGTTTGCCAGCCGCCGCCGCGATGATTTGTTACCCGCCATTAATCTGCTAGCCGATGATGAGAAGCTGACGCTGACGCTGCCGGAAAACTGGATTGAGAATCACCCGCTTGGGGCAGAGATGATCGAGCAGGAGTGCCAGTGGCAGAGCTATGTGCACTGGGTGCTTGAGGTGAAGTAA